Proteins from a single region of Chryseobacterium sp. T16E-39:
- a CDS encoding MFS transporter — MSETENQRPKNIKNNPKIMKAWAVYDWANSVYSLVITSTIFPIYYSIITTAYEKKEYVVETKQWIDVPVRHLIKIFGKEYQPDAVYGYSLTISFFIVVLLSPFLSSLADTIGNKKSFLQFFCYLGATSCMGLAMFTGMHNVFLGLLFSVTASVGFWGSLVFYNSFLPDIATQDKQDALSAKGYVYGYLGSVVLVVICLVLIKVFAKGAAQQLLFTRISFLLTGAWWFGFSQYTFKHLPQFGNVKDNLPKDLVLLNYKNIFKKHEEQGGFFEVFKDNMSFYKDIAKESFHELFKVGNELFRDKNLKFFLSSFFFYSVGMQTIFLMATLFGKSEINLAQDKLIGTLLVIQIEAIIGAVIFSRLSRKIGNKSVISIAIVLWIVACLWAYFLNKENPTVEYQFYGVAAVVGLVMGGLQAMSRSTYSKLLPEDSMENTTYFSFYDVLEKIAIIIGTFIFATLIEHFNNMRIAALSMTLFFGVGLILIRFLKVKMLKDRDTL, encoded by the coding sequence ATGTCCGAAACAGAGAATCAACGACCAAAAAATATAAAGAATAATCCAAAGATTATGAAGGCCTGGGCTGTTTATGACTGGGCCAACTCAGTATACTCTTTGGTTATTACTTCGACTATTTTTCCAATCTACTATTCTATTATTACTACGGCTTACGAGAAGAAAGAATACGTTGTAGAAACAAAACAATGGATAGATGTCCCCGTAAGACATTTAATAAAGATTTTTGGAAAAGAATATCAGCCGGATGCTGTTTATGGGTACTCATTAACGATATCTTTTTTTATAGTGGTTTTACTTTCCCCATTTCTGTCTTCTTTAGCGGATACCATCGGAAATAAAAAATCGTTTTTACAGTTTTTCTGCTATCTGGGGGCTACTTCTTGCATGGGACTGGCCATGTTTACGGGAATGCACAATGTGTTTTTAGGGCTGCTCTTCAGTGTTACGGCAAGCGTTGGATTCTGGGGAAGTTTAGTTTTTTATAATTCATTTTTACCGGATATTGCCACACAGGATAAACAGGATGCTCTTTCTGCAAAAGGATATGTTTATGGATATTTAGGTTCTGTAGTTTTAGTAGTAATCTGCTTAGTTTTAATTAAGGTTTTTGCGAAAGGAGCTGCTCAGCAATTACTATTCACCAGAATCAGTTTCTTGTTAACAGGAGCATGGTGGTTTGGTTTTTCACAATACACTTTTAAACATTTGCCTCAGTTTGGTAATGTAAAAGATAACTTACCTAAAGATTTGGTACTGTTAAATTATAAGAACATCTTTAAAAAACATGAAGAACAAGGAGGCTTTTTTGAAGTTTTTAAAGACAATATGAGCTTTTATAAAGATATTGCAAAAGAAAGTTTCCATGAGCTTTTTAAAGTCGGAAATGAACTTTTCAGAGATAAGAATCTGAAATTTTTCCTGTCAAGTTTCTTTTTCTATAGCGTAGGGATGCAGACTATTTTCTTGATGGCAACATTATTTGGGAAAAGTGAAATCAATCTGGCTCAGGATAAACTGATCGGAACCTTATTGGTTATTCAGATTGAAGCTATTATAGGTGCTGTAATTTTTTCAAGATTATCTAGAAAGATTGGGAACAAAAGTGTGATCTCTATTGCTATTGTTTTATGGATTGTAGCATGTCTTTGGGCTTATTTTTTAAACAAAGAAAATCCTACTGTAGAATATCAGTTCTATGGAGTTGCTGCAGTAGTTGGTTTGGTAATGGGTGGACTTCAGGCAATGTCAAGATCAACATATTCAAAATTATTGCCAGAGGATTCTATGGAAAATACAACCTATTTCAGTTTTTACGATGTGTTGGAGAAAATAGCGATTATCATAGGAACATTTATTTTTGCAACATTAATTGAACATTTTAATAATATGCGTATTGCAGCACTGTCTATGACATTGTTTTTTGGAGTAGGATTGATATTGATTCGATTCTTAAAAGTTAAGATGTTAAAAGACAGGGATACCTTATAA
- a CDS encoding SDR family oxidoreductase produces the protein MSKTIFITGTSTGFGKLMTITLSRAGHTVVAGMRGTKDKNKEVAEELAKLPNVNVVEIDVTNDKSVKEAFEDTFARHSGIDVLINNAGLAGFGLVEAYSIEQIKRLFEVNFYGVIRTYQAVLPGMRKAKSGLIINLTSGASGHTLPFMGPYLASKFSVEAITEAIQDELSQFNIENVTIQPGVYPTEMNSGSKAGVQADKPEIAKEYDPIASEIFNNIGAGLFGKMAEFNMDPQVIADGVLDLINMEEGTRPLRYPLDAIAQGTDIEFINTRAELKAKWVAKYTG, from the coding sequence ATGAGCAAAACAATTTTCATTACCGGAACAAGCACCGGATTCGGAAAATTAATGACAATTACCTTATCAAGAGCTGGGCATACGGTGGTTGCAGGTATGCGTGGAACAAAAGATAAAAATAAAGAAGTTGCTGAAGAGCTTGCAAAGCTGCCTAATGTGAATGTAGTAGAGATCGATGTAACTAATGATAAGTCTGTAAAAGAAGCGTTTGAAGATACGTTCGCAAGACATTCAGGAATTGATGTGTTAATCAATAATGCCGGATTAGCCGGATTTGGATTGGTGGAAGCATATTCTATAGAGCAAATTAAAAGGCTTTTTGAAGTGAATTTCTATGGGGTAATTCGCACTTATCAGGCAGTTCTTCCAGGTATGAGAAAAGCTAAATCAGGGCTGATTATCAATCTTACTTCGGGAGCAAGTGGTCATACACTGCCTTTTATGGGACCTTATCTTGCCTCTAAATTTAGTGTTGAGGCAATCACTGAAGCAATTCAGGATGAACTGTCGCAATTTAATATTGAAAATGTAACTATTCAGCCGGGAGTGTACCCTACGGAAATGAATTCTGGTAGCAAAGCGGGTGTACAGGCTGATAAACCTGAGATTGCCAAAGAATATGATCCTATTGCTTCAGAAATATTCAATAACATAGGAGCTGGATTATTTGGTAAAATGGCAGAGTTTAACATGGATCCACAGGTCATTGCAGATGGAGTATTAGACCTTATTAATATGGAAGAAGGAACCCGTCCTTTACGCTATCCTTTGGATGCAATAGCGCAGGGAACAGATATTGAATTCATAAATACCAGAGCTGAATTAAAAGCAAAATGGGTAGCGAAATATACGGGTTAG
- a CDS encoding Crp/Fnr family transcriptional regulator produces the protein MFDYFINYLKDKITLSNDEIELIKSVAILKRLRKHQYLLQEGDVWKFNAFISSGLVKTFSIDTKGQEHIMNFSPENYWTGDRESLTTGNPSEFNIIALENSEVILIKKEDFSILCSTIPQFNDMVNEILHRSFLFSQKRIHANISLSAEEKYQDFIKKNPHIINRIPQHMIASYLGVSPETLSRIRTQASKK, from the coding sequence ATGTTCGATTATTTTATTAACTATTTAAAAGACAAGATTACTCTTTCTAATGATGAGATCGAGTTAATAAAAAGTGTAGCAATATTAAAAAGGCTACGTAAACACCAGTATTTATTGCAGGAAGGTGATGTATGGAAATTTAATGCTTTTATAAGTAGCGGGTTGGTCAAAACGTTTTCCATCGATACCAAAGGGCAGGAGCATATTATGAACTTTTCACCGGAAAACTACTGGACTGGTGACAGAGAGAGCCTTACCACAGGAAACCCCTCAGAATTTAATATCATTGCCCTAGAGAATTCAGAAGTTATTCTTATTAAAAAAGAAGATTTCAGTATACTTTGCAGTACAATACCTCAATTCAATGATATGGTAAATGAAATATTACACAGAAGTTTCCTTTTCTCACAAAAGAGAATACATGCCAATATCAGTTTATCCGCAGAAGAAAAATACCAGGATTTTATCAAAAAGAATCCACATATTATCAATCGGATCCCTCAGCATATGATCGCATCATATCTTGGAGTTTCTCCTGAAACACTTAGTCGTATCAGAACACAGGCCTCCAAAAAATAA
- a CDS encoding acetyl-CoA C-acyltransferase, translating to MKEVFIVSAVRTPMGSFMGSLSAVPATKLGTVAVKGALDKIGLDPKLVQEIYMGNVLQAGEGQAPARQVALGAGLSIETPSTTVNKVCASGMKAVTMAAQAIKAGDVDVIVAGGMENMSSVPHYYNARLATKLGDVKMLDGMVLDGLTDVYNKVHMGVCAEKCATDYSISREDQDQFAIESYKRSAKAWSEGKFNDEVVSVEIPQRKGDPIIFAEDEEYKAVNFDRLPTLPTVFKKEAGTVTAANASTLNDGASALILVSKEKMEELGLKPLAKIVSYADAAQEPENFTTAPAKALPIALKKAGLELSDIDFFEFNEAFSVVGLANNKILGLDASKVNVNGGAVALGHPLGSSGSRIIVTLINVLKQNNAKYGAAAICNGGGGASAIVIENI from the coding sequence ATGAAAGAAGTATTCATCGTTTCCGCAGTAAGAACACCAATGGGTAGTTTTATGGGAAGTTTATCAGCTGTTCCGGCTACAAAGCTAGGGACCGTTGCAGTAAAAGGAGCATTGGACAAAATTGGTCTTGATCCAAAATTGGTTCAGGAGATCTACATGGGGAACGTTTTACAGGCTGGGGAAGGACAGGCACCTGCTCGCCAGGTAGCATTGGGAGCTGGGCTTTCTATTGAAACTCCATCTACTACAGTAAACAAAGTTTGTGCTTCAGGAATGAAAGCTGTAACCATGGCAGCACAAGCAATTAAAGCAGGCGATGTAGATGTAATCGTTGCTGGCGGAATGGAAAATATGTCTTCAGTTCCACACTATTATAATGCAAGACTGGCTACAAAATTAGGTGATGTCAAAATGCTTGACGGAATGGTTCTGGACGGTCTTACAGACGTTTATAATAAGGTTCATATGGGTGTTTGTGCAGAGAAATGTGCAACCGACTATTCTATTTCAAGAGAAGATCAGGATCAGTTCGCTATCGAATCATATAAAAGATCAGCTAAGGCATGGAGTGAAGGTAAATTCAATGATGAGGTGGTATCAGTTGAGATCCCTCAGAGAAAAGGAGATCCTATAATTTTTGCTGAAGACGAAGAATATAAAGCTGTTAATTTTGATAGACTTCCAACGCTTCCAACAGTATTTAAAAAAGAGGCGGGAACTGTTACAGCAGCTAATGCTTCGACTTTAAATGATGGAGCTTCTGCCCTGATTCTTGTTTCTAAAGAAAAAATGGAAGAATTGGGTCTTAAGCCTCTGGCTAAAATAGTTTCTTATGCTGATGCTGCACAGGAGCCTGAAAACTTCACAACTGCACCAGCTAAAGCGTTACCTATTGCACTAAAAAAAGCAGGTTTGGAACTTTCTGATATCGATTTCTTTGAATTTAATGAAGCGTTTTCTGTTGTAGGTTTAGCAAATAACAAAATTCTAGGATTAGATGCTTCTAAAGTAAACGTAAACGGAGGTGCTGTAGCATTAGGACATCCACTAGGAAGTTCAGGTTCAAGAATAATTGTTACTTTGATTAATGTTTTAAAACAAAACAATGCTAAATACGGTGCTGCTGCAATCTGTAATGGAGGTGGTGGTGCTTCTGCTATTGTTATTGAAAATATCTAA
- a CDS encoding nucleoside permease, whose amino-acid sequence MNLKLRLTILSFLQFFVWGAWLITMANFWFGTKHWDGTQFGAVFGTMGIASIFMPTITGIIADRWVNAERIFSALQILYGIVLFILPHTGDPNSFFYVMLAAMCFYMPTIALANSISYTILKNSNLDVVKDFPPIRVWGTIGFIVAMWITNLTGNKATEGQFYIGGVVAILLGIYALTLPKCPPQKLIDKSAPLSEQLGLNAFKLFGNYKTALFFLFSMLLGAALQLTNAYGDVFLSEFAHFPKYADSFVVQRSTIIMSISQVSETLFILAIPFFLKKFGIKKVMLMSMLAWVLRFGFFAYGVPDGYGLALIVLSCIVYGMAFDFFNISGSLFVETTTDKKIRSSAQGLFMMMTNGFGAVFGSYMAGWAIDKFFTRKFTNVGDLSSYLQTTPDNQTFLEILKKSFNAAVNADGTLSSVVMVKDWQNIWLSFAAYALVLAIFFAILFKHKHDPKEVANVNH is encoded by the coding sequence ATGAATTTAAAATTACGACTTACCATCCTCAGCTTTCTTCAGTTTTTTGTTTGGGGAGCATGGCTGATTACGATGGCTAATTTTTGGTTCGGTACAAAACATTGGGATGGCACTCAGTTTGGCGCTGTTTTCGGAACAATGGGGATAGCCTCTATCTTTATGCCTACCATAACTGGAATTATTGCTGACCGTTGGGTAAATGCGGAACGTATTTTTTCAGCTTTACAAATTCTTTATGGAATTGTTTTATTTATCTTACCGCACACTGGTGATCCTAACTCTTTCTTTTATGTAATGCTTGCTGCAATGTGTTTCTACATGCCAACCATTGCTCTTGCTAATTCTATTTCGTATACTATACTAAAGAATAGTAATTTAGATGTTGTAAAGGACTTTCCACCAATACGTGTTTGGGGAACAATAGGATTTATTGTAGCAATGTGGATCACTAACCTTACAGGGAATAAAGCGACTGAAGGTCAATTTTATATTGGTGGAGTTGTAGCGATTCTTCTCGGAATCTATGCACTGACTTTACCAAAATGTCCACCACAAAAATTAATTGATAAAAGTGCACCTTTGTCGGAACAGCTTGGTTTGAATGCATTTAAGCTTTTCGGTAACTATAAAACGGCACTATTTTTCTTATTTTCTATGCTGTTAGGTGCTGCTTTACAGCTCACAAATGCATACGGGGATGTTTTCTTAAGTGAATTTGCTCACTTCCCAAAATATGCAGATTCTTTCGTTGTACAGAGATCTACGATCATTATGTCAATTTCTCAGGTTTCAGAAACCTTATTTATCCTTGCAATTCCATTCTTTTTAAAGAAGTTCGGAATTAAAAAGGTAATGTTGATGTCTATGTTGGCTTGGGTATTAAGGTTTGGATTTTTTGCCTATGGTGTTCCGGATGGATATGGATTAGCTCTCATTGTTCTTTCCTGCATCGTATACGGAATGGCTTTCGACTTCTTTAATATTTCAGGTTCTCTTTTTGTAGAAACAACAACAGATAAAAAGATTCGTTCTTCTGCACAAGGATTATTTATGATGATGACGAATGGCTTTGGAGCTGTTTTTGGAAGCTATATGGCGGGATGGGCTATTGATAAGTTCTTTACACGGAAATTTACGAATGTAGGAGATCTTTCTTCTTATTTGCAAACAACACCTGATAATCAGACATTTTTGGAAATTCTAAAAAAATCTTTTAATGCAGCCGTTAATGCTGATGGAACATTATCCTCCGTTGTTATGGTAAAAGATTGGCAAAATATATGGTTGTCATTTGCAGCTTATGCACTGGTACTTGCAATATTTTTTGCTATTTTATTTAAACATAAACATGATCCTAAAGAAGTTGCTAATGTAAATCATTAA
- a CDS encoding bifunctional nuclease family protein, whose amino-acid sequence MDYKQLIIRGISYSQTQSGAYALLLEHEETHIKLPVVIGNFEAQSISLGLEKDIHPPRPLTHDLFTKFIVSANYELVSIIIYQIVDGVFFSNINFKNKITEEELILDARTSDAVAMAVRFDAPIFTTQQVLNEAGILLELEDVSKEEQSFSETVQSEDNLRSLSMEELQKLLEDAVKEEDYDTALEIQEEIKRRKKKID is encoded by the coding sequence ATGGATTATAAACAGCTAATTATTCGGGGAATATCATACAGTCAGACACAATCAGGGGCATATGCTTTGTTATTGGAACATGAAGAAACACACATAAAACTACCCGTTGTTATAGGAAATTTCGAGGCACAATCCATTTCTCTTGGTCTTGAGAAAGATATTCATCCACCTCGTCCTCTTACCCATGATTTATTTACAAAATTTATAGTTTCGGCAAATTATGAATTGGTTTCAATCATTATTTATCAGATTGTAGATGGCGTTTTCTTTTCTAATATTAACTTTAAAAATAAAATAACAGAAGAAGAGCTGATTCTGGATGCCAGAACCTCCGATGCTGTTGCAATGGCAGTGCGATTTGATGCACCTATTTTTACGACTCAGCAAGTCTTAAATGAAGCAGGAATTCTTTTAGAATTAGAAGATGTTTCCAAAGAAGAACAATCATTCTCTGAAACAGTTCAATCAGAAGATAATTTAAGATCTCTTTCCATGGAAGAGCTTCAAAAATTATTAGAAGATGCTGTAAAAGAAGAAGATTATGATACAGCTTTGGAGATTCAGGAAGAAATTAAGAGAAGAAAAAAGAAAATTGACTAA
- a CDS encoding electron transfer flavoprotein subunit alpha/FixB family protein: MAVFVYAENINGVYKKAAFEAVSYAKAIADQAGDTVTAISVNPTDSSDLLYKYGASNVINIKDEGLKNFSAKAFAQAVNEVADGNIIVFPHTTDASSVAPMLAVMKNYSLITNVLAAPESLSPFQVKRRAFSGKGFMHAKAEGAGVIITVSQNAFGVKENAVSGSEEVKNLSVANEDTKVVSHEQSSGKLDLKEAEVVVSAGRGMKGPENWGMIEDLANVLGAATACSKPVSDIGWRPHTEHVGQTGKAISPNLYIAVGISGAIQHLAGVNSSKTIVVINSDPEAPFFKSADYGVVGDAFQIIPALTEKIKAIKG; encoded by the coding sequence ATGGCAGTATTCGTATACGCAGAAAATATAAACGGAGTTTACAAAAAGGCAGCTTTTGAAGCAGTTTCTTATGCTAAAGCTATTGCTGATCAGGCAGGAGATACTGTTACAGCAATTTCTGTAAATCCTACAGATTCTTCAGATTTATTATATAAATATGGAGCATCAAATGTTATTAATATTAAAGACGAAGGTCTTAAAAACTTTTCAGCAAAAGCTTTCGCACAAGCGGTGAATGAAGTAGCTGATGGAAATATAATTGTTTTCCCACACACTACAGATGCTTCATCAGTAGCGCCTATGCTGGCTGTAATGAAGAATTATTCTTTAATTACTAATGTATTGGCAGCTCCTGAAAGTCTTTCTCCATTTCAGGTGAAAAGAAGAGCTTTCTCAGGAAAAGGATTTATGCATGCTAAAGCAGAAGGAGCAGGAGTAATCATCACGGTTTCTCAAAATGCTTTTGGTGTTAAAGAAAATGCAGTTTCCGGTTCTGAAGAAGTGAAAAATCTATCGGTAGCTAATGAAGATACCAAAGTGGTTTCTCATGAGCAAAGTTCTGGTAAATTAGACCTTAAAGAAGCTGAAGTTGTAGTTTCAGCTGGTAGAGGAATGAAAGGTCCTGAAAACTGGGGGATGATTGAAGATTTAGCAAATGTATTGGGAGCTGCTACAGCTTGTTCTAAGCCTGTTTCTGATATCGGTTGGAGACCTCACACTGAGCACGTAGGACAAACAGGTAAGGCAATTTCACCAAATCTTTACATTGCAGTAGGTATTTCGGGAGCGATTCAGCATTTAGCTGGAGTAAACTCTTCTAAAACTATTGTTGTAATTAATAGTGATCCTGAAGCTCCTTTCTTTAAATCTGCTGATTATGGAGTGGTAGGAGATGCATTCCAGATTATTCCTGCATTAACTGAAAAAATTAAGGCAATCAAAGGATAA
- a CDS encoding electron transfer flavoprotein subunit beta/FixA family protein, with product MKILVCISSVPDTTSKINFTADKSAFDKNGIQWVINPLDEFALTKAVKLQESQGATVTVINVGDTATEPVIRKALAIGANDAVRVNLDPKDSYSTAKEIAAVAQSGGYDLILCGKESIDYNGGSVPGMVAQLLNQPFVNASVGLDVNGSEATAIREIEGGKETISVKLPAVIAGQKGLVDEKDLIIPNMRGIMSARTKPLQVVEPTSYEVKVQGVSYDSVPPRAAVKMVSPDNLDELVRLLHEEAKVI from the coding sequence ATGAAAATATTAGTTTGTATTAGTAGTGTTCCGGATACTACTTCCAAAATTAACTTTACAGCAGATAAATCTGCTTTCGACAAAAACGGAATTCAGTGGGTGATCAATCCACTAGATGAATTTGCGTTAACAAAGGCGGTTAAACTTCAGGAATCTCAGGGAGCTACAGTTACAGTAATTAATGTAGGAGATACTGCTACAGAACCTGTAATCAGAAAAGCATTGGCGATTGGCGCAAATGATGCTGTAAGAGTAAATCTTGATCCAAAAGATAGTTATTCAACAGCTAAAGAAATTGCAGCTGTTGCTCAAAGCGGAGGATATGATCTTATCCTTTGTGGAAAAGAATCAATTGATTATAATGGAGGTTCTGTTCCAGGAATGGTAGCTCAGCTGTTAAACCAGCCATTCGTAAATGCATCTGTAGGTTTAGATGTCAATGGGAGTGAAGCAACTGCTATAAGAGAAATTGAAGGAGGTAAAGAAACGATATCTGTAAAACTTCCTGCAGTTATTGCTGGACAAAAAGGATTAGTAGACGAGAAAGATTTGATTATACCTAATATGAGAGGGATCATGTCTGCAAGAACAAAACCATTGCAGGTTGTTGAGCCTACGTCTTATGAAGTGAAAGTTCAGGGAGTTTCTTATGACAGTGTTCCTCCAAGAGCTGCTGTGAAAATGGTTTCTCCGGATAATCTGGATGAATTGGTAAGATTACTTCATGAAGAGGCTAAAGTAATATAA
- a CDS encoding SDR family oxidoreductase, with translation MIKNKVAYITGGTKGIGFGIAKILLQNGVSVAFSGRKKEDVVAAENELQQYSSQVLGIVSDVRSLESEEEAIKYIVEKFGKIDFVIANAGLGIFKPVDELTIEEWNSMIETNLTGAFYTLKASVGELKKTEGYYITISSLAGANFFENGTGYNASKFGVVGFTQAAMIDLRKYNIKTTVIMPGSVATNFNGNVVSEKDEWKIQPEDMGNLVLDILKMNPRVLPSKIEFRATKPAK, from the coding sequence ATGATTAAAAATAAAGTGGCCTATATCACTGGCGGAACGAAAGGGATAGGTTTTGGAATTGCTAAAATATTGCTCCAGAATGGAGTATCAGTTGCATTTTCGGGGCGCAAAAAAGAAGATGTGGTAGCAGCTGAAAATGAATTGCAACAATATTCCAGCCAGGTTTTGGGAATTGTTTCTGATGTTAGAAGTCTGGAAAGTGAAGAAGAAGCTATTAAATACATTGTAGAGAAATTTGGTAAGATAGATTTTGTTATCGCTAATGCCGGGTTAGGGATATTTAAGCCTGTAGATGAATTAACTATTGAAGAATGGAACTCTATGATAGAAACTAATTTAACAGGTGCTTTTTATACTTTAAAAGCTTCAGTAGGGGAGTTGAAAAAGACCGAAGGTTATTATATTACTATTTCTAGTCTTGCTGGCGCTAATTTCTTTGAAAACGGAACCGGATATAATGCCTCTAAATTTGGAGTGGTGGGCTTTACTCAGGCTGCAATGATTGATCTTAGAAAATACAATATTAAAACAACGGTCATCATGCCAGGTTCTGTTGCAACAAATTTCAATGGGAATGTTGTTTCGGAAAAAGACGAATGGAAAATTCAGCCGGAGGATATGGGGAATCTGGTATTGGATATTTTAAAAATGAATCCACGGGTTTTGCCTAGTAAGATAGAGTTTAGGGCGACAAAACCAGCGAAGTAA
- a CDS encoding T9SS type A sorting domain-containing protein has product MRKVLLVSVFLFQTLNAQSLQGDNFNSYIIGNVGTTITPTTVGQGGFRTDFAGGSNSDAQIVNIDAAHDKSLQLTGSANATQTKYMWKDGLPAAWAARIAGNDILKLEFNLYTGSVTGGSGRGTVLVYDETTHKTLLGAGYDFASQRAVGIAYYKNAITGTTGNILFYLEPSTYTYPANTWITLKCTFNKTTGVVTWTSPGGFISSPPANYVPAAAGIDPFEMDFVSAVGSGNTVSHITSFDNYTLVATNNAVLNTKEAAVEENNILVYPNPATDFITIQAKSQITKVEIVDRAGRSINAKLDNNKIDLKNLLPGTYVLTIETEGGKFSKKIIKK; this is encoded by the coding sequence ATGAGAAAAGTTTTACTAGTTAGTGTCTTTTTATTTCAAACATTAAATGCCCAATCATTACAGGGTGATAATTTTAATTCCTATATTATAGGAAATGTTGGTACGACTATTACACCAACTACTGTGGGGCAAGGTGGTTTTCGTACAGATTTTGCCGGTGGTTCCAATTCAGATGCGCAGATTGTAAATATAGACGCTGCTCATGACAAGTCTTTGCAGCTTACTGGAAGTGCGAATGCAACACAAACAAAGTATATGTGGAAGGATGGGCTTCCTGCAGCGTGGGCCGCCAGAATAGCGGGAAATGATATTCTTAAGCTGGAATTTAATTTGTACACAGGAAGCGTTACCGGGGGGTCGGGTAGAGGAACTGTTTTAGTGTATGATGAGACAACCCATAAAACGCTGCTTGGAGCTGGATATGATTTTGCTTCACAAAGAGCTGTAGGCATAGCATATTATAAGAATGCTATTACTGGAACGACAGGGAATATTCTTTTTTATCTGGAGCCAAGTACCTATACTTATCCGGCAAATACATGGATCACATTAAAATGTACATTTAACAAAACTACAGGGGTGGTTACTTGGACCAGCCCGGGAGGTTTTATTTCCAGCCCTCCTGCAAATTATGTACCTGCTGCTGCAGGCATAGATCCTTTTGAAATGGATTTTGTTTCAGCGGTTGGTTCAGGAAATACAGTTTCCCATATTACTTCTTTTGATAATTATACACTAGTTGCCACTAATAATGCAGTATTGAATACAAAAGAAGCTGCTGTTGAAGAAAATAATATTCTGGTTTATCCTAATCCTGCAACTGATTTTATTACTATACAAGCAAAGTCGCAGATTACTAAAGTTGAAATTGTTGATAGAGCGGGAAGAAGTATAAATGCTAAACTAGATAACAATAAAATAGATTTGAAAAACCTTCTCCCAGGAACATATGTCCTTACAATTGAAACCGAAGGGGGTAAATTTTCTAAAAAAATCATTAAAAAATAA
- a CDS encoding T9SS type A sorting domain-containing protein produces the protein MKKIFTSLAVVVLAGINHAQVITQNSTPNTVSPTGSVACGNSAEGYTSQNSYYRVFKLSDFGINYAYNVTNIAFGVQTASDTFPVTVDLYNLTGTFPAGTQTLLGTANVTVAPANVGLMVNTGTSLSQVVPAGGTFVVKISHDGSADGVSFYMGSHPGAQTGLSYLSSGDCSITTPIATGTGPLANFALARWVMTVTGQNNLGVTEVINSKDLQVYPNPVHDILKFKFGSSLKSENIDIYDMTGRVVTSVANSKNVNEVNVSSYPKGTYILKVKASDGKVYIQKIIKE, from the coding sequence ATGAAGAAAATCTTTACATCTTTAGCAGTTGTAGTGCTTGCAGGTATAAACCATGCTCAAGTAATTACACAAAATTCAACTCCAAACACGGTATCGCCAACTGGATCCGTAGCATGCGGTAACTCAGCAGAAGGTTACACTTCACAGAATTCTTATTACAGAGTATTTAAGTTATCAGATTTTGGAATAAATTATGCCTACAATGTTACTAATATTGCATTTGGGGTACAAACAGCAAGTGATACATTTCCAGTGACTGTTGATCTTTACAACTTAACAGGAACATTTCCAGCTGGAACTCAGACGCTTTTAGGAACCGCAAACGTAACTGTTGCTCCAGCAAATGTTGGATTAATGGTGAATACGGGAACGAGTTTATCACAGGTTGTTCCAGCAGGTGGTACGTTTGTTGTCAAGATATCTCATGATGGAAGTGCTGATGGGGTATCATTTTATATGGGATCTCATCCGGGGGCTCAGACAGGTTTGTCATATCTTTCTTCAGGAGATTGTTCTATTACGACTCCAATTGCAACAGGGACAGGGCCTTTAGCTAATTTTGCTTTAGCAAGATGGGTAATGACGGTAACTGGACAAAATAATTTAGGGGTTACTGAAGTGATCAATTCAAAAGACTTACAGGTTTATCCAAATCCGGTTCATGACATCTTGAAATTCAAATTTGGAAGCTCTCTAAAATCTGAAAACATCGATATTTATGATATGACCGGAAGAGTGGTTACTTCAGTGGCAAATAGCAAAAACGTTAATGAAGTAAATGTATCAAGCTATCCAAAAGGAACTTACATTTTAAAAGTTAAAGCAAGTGATGGAAAAGTATATATTCAAAAAATTATAAAAGAATAA